A single Paraburkholderia sp. D15 DNA region contains:
- the cobW gene encoding cobalamin biosynthesis protein CobW, producing the protein MDLTMDKQTRQAHSMRKIPVTIVTGFLGSGKTTLLRHILQHADGKRIAVIVNEFGELGIDGEILKGCGIGCDENGVETEGQLYELANGCLCCTVQEEFFPVMEKLVERRDEIDHVLIETSGLALPKPLVQAFNWPQIKSSFTVDAVITVVDGPAAASGQFADNPVAVDAQRQADPNLDHESPLHELFEDQLSAADLVILNKTDLLDAAGQSAVEALIRDEIPPQVKIVRAQMGQLDLHTLFGLEAASEDTIHLRHDHHGSVDDADHHHDEFDSVVVQADVHSREAAIAALQTLVETSTIYRVKGFAALPGAPMRLVIQGVGRRFDSYFDRRWQAGESGPSRFVLIGEDLDQPALQRAFDAALASADASVASAASAASAASAASGTLAANGA; encoded by the coding sequence ATGGACCTCACGATGGACAAGCAAACCCGCCAGGCGCATTCAATGCGCAAGATCCCCGTCACCATCGTCACGGGCTTTCTCGGCAGCGGCAAGACCACGTTGCTGCGGCACATTCTTCAGCATGCGGACGGCAAACGCATCGCGGTGATCGTCAACGAGTTCGGCGAACTCGGGATCGATGGCGAGATCCTCAAGGGTTGCGGGATCGGCTGCGACGAAAACGGCGTGGAAACCGAAGGCCAACTGTATGAACTGGCGAACGGCTGCCTGTGCTGCACCGTGCAGGAAGAGTTCTTTCCGGTGATGGAAAAGCTCGTCGAGCGCCGCGACGAGATCGATCACGTGCTGATCGAAACGTCCGGTCTCGCGCTGCCCAAGCCGCTCGTGCAGGCGTTCAACTGGCCGCAGATCAAGAGCAGCTTTACCGTCGACGCGGTGATCACCGTGGTGGACGGCCCGGCCGCGGCGAGCGGCCAGTTCGCCGACAACCCCGTCGCCGTCGATGCGCAGCGCCAGGCCGATCCGAATCTCGACCACGAGTCGCCGCTGCACGAATTGTTCGAAGACCAGTTGTCGGCGGCCGATCTGGTGATTCTGAACAAGACCGATCTGCTCGACGCCGCGGGGCAGAGCGCGGTCGAGGCATTGATCCGCGACGAGATTCCGCCGCAGGTCAAAATCGTGCGCGCGCAGATGGGGCAGCTCGATCTGCATACGCTGTTCGGTCTCGAAGCGGCATCGGAAGACACGATTCATTTGCGCCACGACCATCACGGTTCCGTCGACGACGCCGATCACCATCACGACGAATTCGATTCGGTGGTCGTGCAGGCGGACGTGCATTCGCGCGAAGCGGCGATCGCGGCGTTGCAGACGCTGGTCGAAACCAGCACGATCTATCGCGTGAAAGGTTTCGCGGCATTGCCGGGCGCGCCGATGCGTCTGGTGATTCAGGGCGTGGGCCGCCGTTTCGACAGCTATTTCGATCGACGCTGGCAGGCCGGCGAAAGCGGCCCGAGCCGTTTCGTGCTGATCGGCGAAGACCTCGATCAGCCTGCGTTGCAACGTGCGTTCGACGCGGCGCTCGCTTCGGCCGATGCATCCGTTGCGTCCGCTGCGTCCGCTGCGTCCGCTGCGTCCGCTGCGTCCGGCACGCTCGCCGCGAACGGAGCATAA
- the bluB gene encoding 5,6-dimethylbenzimidazole synthase, which translates to MAKPFNDPDRDAVYRAIYERRDMRHFVRDPVDPAVLQRLLDAAHHAPSVGFMQPWRIARVTDPALRAALHACVDNERLATADALGKRRDEFMKLKVEGMLDCAELLVIALMDGRERHVFGRRTLPEMDLASVACAIQNMWLAARAEGLGMGWVSLFDVDEVRALLHMPAGARPVAILCLGHVDQFYSEPMLETERWASRVPLAECVYENRWPEADPGASS; encoded by the coding sequence ATGGCGAAGCCTTTTAACGATCCCGACCGCGACGCCGTCTACCGGGCGATTTACGAACGGCGCGACATGCGCCATTTCGTGCGCGATCCGGTCGACCCGGCCGTGCTGCAACGCCTGCTCGACGCCGCGCATCACGCGCCGAGCGTCGGCTTCATGCAGCCGTGGCGGATCGCGCGTGTCACCGATCCGGCGCTGCGCGCCGCGCTGCACGCGTGCGTGGACAACGAGCGGCTCGCCACCGCCGACGCCCTCGGCAAGCGCCGCGACGAGTTCATGAAGCTCAAGGTGGAAGGCATGCTGGACTGCGCGGAACTGCTGGTGATCGCGCTGATGGATGGACGCGAACGGCATGTATTCGGACGCCGCACGTTGCCGGAGATGGATCTCGCGTCGGTCGCGTGCGCGATCCAGAACATGTGGCTCGCCGCGCGCGCGGAAGGTCTCGGCATGGGCTGGGTGTCGCTGTTCGACGTCGACGAAGTGCGTGCGCTGCTGCATATGCCGGCCGGCGCGCGGCCGGTGGCGATTCTGTGCCTCGGCCATGTCGATCAGTTCTACAGCGAACCGATGCTCGAAACCGAACGCTGGGCGAGCCGTGTGCCGCTCGCCGAGTGCGTGTATGAAAACCGCTGGCCCGAGGCGGACCCGGGCGCTTCGTCCTGA
- a CDS encoding cobalamin biosynthesis protein: MTSLSTAGRSLNAGIGCRSRSSADQIEAAVRAALGASLRIEQIASVASIDSKAHEAGLLEFCARHALPLVFFSREQIAALPVSTASAAAQAHLGVDGVCEPCALLAAGDGARLVAGKTIHEGVTVAIATRTRSTRSAISATNAAALHPQDPS, from the coding sequence ATGACATCCTTATCGACCGCCGGGCGCTCGCTGAACGCCGGCATTGGCTGCCGCTCGCGCAGCAGCGCCGATCAGATCGAGGCGGCGGTGCGCGCCGCGCTCGGCGCATCGCTTCGCATCGAACAGATTGCAAGCGTGGCCTCGATCGACAGCAAAGCGCACGAAGCGGGACTGCTTGAATTCTGCGCGCGTCATGCGCTGCCCCTCGTCTTTTTCAGTCGCGAGCAGATCGCCGCACTGCCGGTCTCCACCGCTTCGGCGGCGGCGCAAGCTCATCTCGGTGTCGACGGCGTATGCGAGCCGTGCGCGCTGCTGGCCGCCGGCGACGGCGCGCGCCTCGTCGCCGGCAAAACCATTCACGAAGGCGTCACCGTGGCGATCGCCACCCGCACCCGCAGCACCCGCAGCGCGATTAGCGCCACGAACGCCGCCGCCCTCCACCCACAGGACCCGTCATGA
- a CDS encoding CHASE2 and HATPase_c domain-containing protein has translation MPNPTPRLSLDPRARLGRRAGRRFLIEWMALGCLGVVVILLSSLGRFSASVDQLVYDRFLSVHAQPLLRDIVVVEIDNASIARLGRWPWPRSVHARLLERLAEAKPAAVIFDVLFTEANPEDAGLARAIALSPTYLPVLLSAPDGAGQRSVVEPVAPLARAAAGLGHINLEVDSDGIVRSVARFEGDAPSRWPQLMVPAAQAVANGSLRLSDVTAGAAQPAAQPVDGEGRFLIPFGPNAENYSKLSFADVLDGAVSADRLRGRIVLIGVTASGLYDRFATPVSGELGPLPGVYIHANVLDTLLTGRAIEPAEPWVLCAVSFVPLVVLLAGFLVLSPRRSLLLTGALCALAAAGSAALLYGARLWMSPVPAIAGMVVVYPIWNWRRLEMTMAYLRKELQRLADEPHLLPQTPLTPPRGREFGGDVLEQHMALMAQAAQRVQDMKRFVWDSLDSVPEPILVSDVRGVVLIANHAAKAHFARLNAPAPEGQPMHAVLGGLALVKTIDRNAATDADNNLLAHAQWPALLDPTRGEFAALMAQGVEVRDASGRDHLLRYANCTNAQGETTGWIAGLVDVSALHAAERQREDALRLLSHDMRSPQASILALVEIERARAEPVLARGLLERIERYAQRALTLADDFVQLARAESQAYVLEPVNLAELLIDASDEVWPQAHAKRIALQMEAGAEQGEQGDDDGHWICVDRSLMTRALVNILNNAVKYSPPDTRITCSLASVVAAPGVSGAARRVSCTIRDEGYGIPMEQQAGLFERFRRFHEAERPEVGGAGLGMAFVKTVVTRHGGEVGVVSAPGKGTAFTIDLPALEDTQSEVPTAPRA, from the coding sequence TTGCCGAACCCAACCCCGCGCCTGAGCCTCGATCCCCGCGCCCGTCTCGGACGGCGCGCCGGGCGCCGCTTCCTGATCGAATGGATGGCGCTCGGCTGTCTGGGTGTCGTCGTGATTCTGCTCAGCTCGCTCGGACGTTTTTCCGCGAGCGTCGATCAACTGGTCTATGACCGCTTTCTGAGCGTGCATGCGCAGCCCTTGCTGCGCGACATCGTGGTGGTCGAAATCGACAACGCGAGCATCGCGCGGCTCGGCCGCTGGCCGTGGCCGCGCAGCGTCCATGCGCGGCTGCTCGAACGGCTCGCGGAGGCGAAGCCCGCCGCGGTGATCTTCGACGTGCTGTTCACCGAGGCCAATCCGGAAGACGCCGGACTGGCCCGCGCGATCGCGCTGAGTCCCACCTATCTGCCGGTGCTGCTGAGCGCGCCGGACGGCGCGGGGCAGCGTAGCGTGGTCGAACCGGTCGCGCCGCTCGCGCGCGCGGCGGCCGGACTCGGCCATATCAATCTCGAAGTGGACAGCGACGGGATCGTGCGCAGCGTCGCGCGCTTCGAGGGCGACGCGCCGTCGCGCTGGCCGCAGTTGATGGTGCCCGCCGCGCAGGCGGTGGCGAATGGTTCGCTGCGATTGAGCGACGTCACGGCCGGCGCGGCCCAGCCCGCTGCGCAACCCGTCGATGGCGAGGGGCGCTTCCTGATTCCGTTCGGGCCGAACGCGGAGAACTACAGCAAGCTGAGTTTCGCCGACGTACTCGACGGCGCCGTGTCCGCCGATCGGCTCCGTGGCCGCATCGTGCTGATCGGCGTGACCGCCTCCGGTCTGTACGACCGTTTCGCGACGCCGGTCTCCGGCGAACTGGGTCCGCTGCCGGGCGTGTACATCCACGCGAACGTACTCGACACGCTGCTCACCGGCCGGGCAATCGAACCGGCCGAGCCGTGGGTGCTGTGCGCGGTGTCGTTCGTGCCGCTCGTCGTGTTGCTGGCCGGTTTCCTCGTGCTGTCGCCGCGCCGTTCGCTGTTGCTGACCGGCGCGCTGTGCGCGCTCGCGGCGGCCGGCAGCGCCGCGTTGCTGTACGGCGCGCGGCTATGGATGTCGCCGGTGCCCGCCATCGCCGGCATGGTCGTGGTGTATCCGATCTGGAACTGGCGCCGCCTCGAAATGACGATGGCCTATCTGCGCAAGGAGTTGCAGCGTCTCGCGGACGAACCGCATCTGCTGCCGCAAACGCCGCTGACACCGCCGCGCGGCCGCGAGTTCGGCGGCGACGTGCTGGAGCAGCACATGGCGCTGATGGCGCAAGCCGCGCAGCGCGTGCAGGACATGAAGCGCTTCGTGTGGGACAGTCTCGACAGCGTGCCCGAGCCGATTCTCGTGAGCGATGTGCGCGGCGTGGTGCTGATCGCGAACCACGCGGCCAAGGCCCATTTCGCGCGCCTGAACGCGCCGGCGCCGGAAGGACAGCCGATGCACGCGGTGCTCGGCGGCCTCGCGCTGGTGAAGACGATCGACCGCAACGCCGCCACCGACGCGGACAACAATCTGCTCGCGCACGCGCAATGGCCCGCGCTGCTCGACCCGACGCGCGGCGAGTTCGCCGCGCTGATGGCGCAGGGCGTCGAAGTACGCGACGCGAGCGGACGCGATCACCTGCTGCGCTACGCGAACTGCACCAACGCGCAGGGCGAGACGACCGGCTGGATCGCGGGTCTCGTCGACGTGTCGGCGCTGCATGCGGCCGAGCGTCAGCGGGAAGACGCGCTGCGGCTGCTGTCGCACGACATGCGTTCGCCGCAGGCGTCGATCCTGGCGCTGGTGGAAATCGAACGGGCCCGCGCCGAACCGGTGCTCGCGCGCGGCTTGCTGGAGCGCATCGAACGCTACGCGCAACGCGCGCTGACGCTCGCCGACGACTTCGTGCAACTGGCGCGTGCCGAGTCGCAGGCCTACGTGCTCGAACCGGTGAACCTGGCCGAGCTGCTGATCGATGCGAGCGACGAAGTCTGGCCGCAGGCGCACGCCAAGCGCATCGCATTGCAGATGGAGGCGGGCGCGGAGCAGGGTGAGCAAGGCGACGACGACGGCCACTGGATCTGCGTCGACCGGTCGTTGATGACGCGCGCTCTCGTCAATATTCTGAACAACGCAGTGAAGTACAGCCCGCCCGACACGCGGATCACGTGCAGCCTGGCGAGCGTCGTCGCGGCGCCTGGCGTATCCGGTGCCGCGAGACGCGTGTCCTGCACGATCCGCGACGAAGGCTACGGGATTCCGATGGAACAGCAGGCGGGACTCTTCGAACGGTTCCGGCGCTTTCACGAAGCCGAGCGGCCGGAAGTGGGCGGCGCGGGGCTCGGGATGGCCTTCGTGAAGACGGTGGTCACGCGTCACGGCGGCGAGGTCGGCGTGGTCAGCGCGCCGGGCAAGGGCACGGCCTTCACGATCGATCTGCCCGCGCTGGAGGACACGCAATCCGAAGTGCCGACCGCGCCGCGCGCGTGA
- the cobO gene encoding cob(I)yrinic acid a,c-diamide adenosyltransferase, with amino-acid sequence MKTDPESHQRMTERRREGHEKKQASATVEKGLLIVNTGTGKGKTTAAFGMAVRVLGHGMRLGVVQFIKGALHTSERDFLGAIAQCDFVTMGDGYTWNTQNRDADIATARKGWDEARRMIESGDYQMVILDELNTVLKYEYLPLDEVLGVLNGRADMLHVVVTGRHAPDALIEAADLVTEMRIVKHPYREQGVKAQRGVEF; translated from the coding sequence ATGAAAACCGATCCCGAATCCCATCAACGGATGACCGAGCGCCGGCGCGAAGGCCACGAAAAGAAACAGGCCAGCGCGACCGTCGAGAAAGGTCTGCTGATCGTCAACACCGGCACCGGCAAGGGCAAGACCACGGCCGCGTTCGGCATGGCCGTGCGCGTGCTCGGGCACGGCATGCGGCTCGGCGTGGTGCAGTTCATCAAGGGCGCCCTGCATACGTCGGAGCGCGATTTTCTCGGCGCGATCGCGCAGTGCGATTTCGTCACGATGGGCGACGGCTACACGTGGAACACGCAGAATCGCGACGCCGACATCGCGACCGCGCGCAAGGGCTGGGACGAAGCGCGGCGGATGATCGAAAGCGGCGACTACCAGATGGTGATCCTCGATGAGCTGAACACCGTCCTCAAATACGAGTATCTGCCGCTCGACGAAGTGCTCGGCGTGCTGAACGGGCGTGCCGACATGCTGCACGTGGTGGTGACCGGCCGCCACGCGCCGGATGCGCTGATCGAAGCCGCCGACCTCGTCACCGAAATGCGCATCGTCAAGCATCCGTATCGCGAGCAAGGCGTGAAGGCGCAACGCGGCGTGGAGTTTTAA
- a CDS encoding response regulator transcription factor, producing MRIAVLDDDSAQADLVCQTLSAAGHICHAFGAGRELVRQLRRQTFDLLVLDWNVPDMSGEEVLRWVRESLSERLPVLFMTSRGRETDITSILNTGADDYVVKPVSAAVLLARVGSLLRRAYHLKPAAVKETFGDFEFDLGAKHVVVRGATIAVTQKEFELALLLFQHLSRPLSRAHILDVIWKQATDIPSRTMDTHVSMLRSKLGLRPEHGYRLTPIYGYGYRLERIERVERIERIERVDSAPQPAAADARPDEGDA from the coding sequence ATGAGAATTGCTGTCCTGGATGACGATTCGGCTCAGGCCGATCTGGTGTGTCAAACACTGTCGGCCGCTGGCCACATTTGCCATGCATTCGGCGCGGGCCGCGAGCTGGTGAGGCAGTTGCGGCGTCAGACGTTCGATCTGCTGGTGCTGGACTGGAACGTGCCCGACATGTCCGGCGAGGAAGTGCTGCGCTGGGTGCGCGAAAGCCTGTCCGAACGCCTGCCGGTGCTGTTCATGACGAGCCGCGGCCGCGAGACCGACATCACGTCGATTCTCAACACCGGCGCGGACGATTACGTCGTCAAACCGGTGTCTGCCGCCGTGCTGCTGGCGCGCGTGGGCTCGCTGCTGCGCCGCGCGTATCACCTGAAGCCGGCCGCCGTGAAGGAAACGTTCGGCGATTTCGAATTCGATCTGGGCGCGAAGCACGTGGTGGTGCGCGGCGCGACGATCGCGGTCACGCAGAAGGAATTCGAACTCGCGCTGCTGCTGTTCCAGCACCTGAGCCGGCCGCTGTCGCGCGCGCATATCCTCGACGTGATCTGGAAACAGGCGACCGATATCCCGTCGCGCACGATGGACACCCACGTGTCGATGCTGCGCAGCAAGCTTGGCCTGCGTCCCGAGCACGGTTACCGGCTGACGCCGATCTACGGTTACGGCTACCGGCTCGAACGGATCGAGCGGGTCGAGCGGATCGAGCGGATCGAGCGGGTCGACTCCGCGCCGCAGCCCGCAGCCGCCGATGCACGCCCCGACGAGGGGGACGCGTGA
- a CDS encoding cobyrinate a,c-diamide synthase, translating into MHACPALFISAPASGQGKTTITAGLARYHRRLGRRVRVFKTGPDFLDPMILARASGAPVLSLDLWMVGEDACRALLAQAAAEADLILIEGVMGLFDGTPSSADLAAAFGVPVLAVISAKAMAQTFGAIAFGLAHFRPEVPFHGVLANRVGSARHAQMLQEALPADLRWCGHIAASDEIQLPDRHLGLHQAAEIADLDARLDLAADALAQTALTALTELPPPVAFAAPASAPLPRLLAGKTIAIARDAAFSFVYPANLTLLASLGARLAYFSPLADEAVPPAADAVYLPGGYPELHAATLAGNARSAAALRAHVAAGKALVAECGGMLYLLDSLTDTHGTRTPMLGLLPGDATMQPRFTALGMQQLDGPHGTLTGHTFHYSRLSTPLAPLRHATRPNAATQGEALYRHGAIVATYMHAYWPSNPAFTAALFHGEAF; encoded by the coding sequence GTGCACGCGTGCCCCGCGCTGTTCATCAGCGCGCCCGCGTCGGGTCAGGGCAAGACCACGATCACCGCGGGCCTCGCGCGCTATCACCGTCGTCTGGGCCGGCGCGTGCGCGTGTTCAAGACCGGCCCGGACTTTCTCGACCCGATGATCCTCGCACGCGCAAGCGGCGCGCCGGTACTGTCGCTCGATCTATGGATGGTCGGCGAGGACGCGTGCCGCGCGTTGCTCGCGCAGGCGGCGGCCGAAGCGGACCTGATCCTGATCGAAGGCGTGATGGGTCTGTTCGACGGCACGCCGAGCAGCGCCGATCTCGCCGCCGCGTTCGGCGTGCCGGTGCTCGCGGTGATTTCGGCGAAGGCCATGGCGCAGACCTTCGGCGCGATCGCGTTCGGCCTCGCGCATTTCAGGCCCGAGGTACCGTTTCACGGCGTGCTCGCGAATCGGGTCGGCTCCGCGCGGCACGCGCAGATGCTTCAAGAAGCGCTGCCGGCGGATCTACGCTGGTGCGGCCACATTGCCGCGAGCGATGAAATCCAGTTGCCGGATCGCCATCTCGGCCTGCATCAGGCCGCCGAGATCGCCGATCTCGACGCACGGCTCGACCTCGCCGCCGATGCGCTCGCCCAGACCGCACTCACCGCCCTAACCGAACTGCCGCCGCCGGTCGCTTTCGCCGCGCCGGCAAGCGCGCCATTGCCCCGTCTTCTGGCCGGCAAAACCATCGCGATCGCCCGCGATGCCGCGTTCTCGTTCGTCTACCCGGCCAATCTGACGCTGCTGGCATCGCTCGGCGCGCGACTCGCGTATTTTTCGCCGCTCGCCGACGAAGCCGTGCCGCCCGCCGCCGACGCCGTCTATCTGCCCGGCGGCTACCCCGAGCTGCATGCGGCCACGCTCGCCGGCAATGCACGCAGCGCGGCCGCGTTGCGCGCGCACGTGGCGGCCGGCAAAGCGCTCGTCGCCGAATGCGGCGGCATGCTGTATCTGCTCGACAGCCTCACGGACACGCACGGCACGCGCACGCCGATGCTCGGCCTGCTCCCCGGCGATGCCACCATGCAGCCGCGCTTCACCGCGCTCGGCATGCAGCAGCTCGACGGCCCGCACGGCACGCTGACCGGCCACACGTTTCACTACTCCAGGCTCAGCACGCCGCTCGCGCCGCTTCGCCACGCCACGCGGCCAAACGCCGCGACACAGGGCGAAGCCCTATATCGCCACGGCGCCATCGTGGCAACCTACATGCATGCTTACTGGCCCTCCAACCCGGCCTTCACGGCCGCCCTGTTCCATGGCGAAGCCTTTTAA
- a CDS encoding DUF4136 domain-containing protein, translating into MVKAILICTALAALSLTGCAGPSADVHTSHAEDAAAALQGERTYTLARMPSQDASADHPRFEQLLRDELAKQGFTDAGGNSATSARYLLSIAYDTRLAAVGVDTKNCGAGRCASPPHAPFSLFGGPAYRHELTLRFFARASGQEVYKVSAVSADRDADPLHAMPALVKSALAKLPFAMPADWRVKLRTDASSGATDVISVKPLQP; encoded by the coding sequence ATGGTGAAAGCGATCCTGATCTGTACCGCGCTGGCCGCGCTGAGCCTCACTGGTTGCGCGGGCCCGAGCGCCGACGTGCACACGTCCCACGCCGAGGACGCGGCGGCGGCGCTGCAAGGCGAGCGCACTTACACGCTCGCGCGCATGCCGTCGCAGGATGCCAGCGCGGATCATCCGCGTTTCGAGCAGTTGTTGCGCGACGAACTGGCGAAGCAGGGCTTTACCGACGCCGGCGGTAACTCGGCGACATCCGCGCGCTATCTGTTGTCGATCGCGTACGACACGCGACTGGCCGCGGTCGGCGTCGACACGAAAAATTGCGGGGCAGGCCGTTGCGCGTCGCCACCCCACGCGCCGTTCTCGCTGTTCGGCGGACCCGCGTACCGGCACGAACTGACGCTGCGTTTCTTCGCTCGTGCGAGTGGCCAGGAAGTCTATAAAGTCAGCGCGGTCAGCGCGGATCGCGACGCCGATCCGCTGCACGCGATGCCCGCGCTGGTCAAAAGCGCGCTGGCGAAGCTGCCGTTCGCGATGCCGGCCGACTGGCGCGTGAAACTGCGCACCGACGCAAGCAGCGGCGCGACGGACGTGATCTCGGTGAAGCCGCTGCAACCTTGA